The following are encoded together in the Streptomyces rapamycinicus NRRL 5491 genome:
- a CDS encoding DUF3662 domain-containing protein: protein MQTLNRWERAIERWEASLLAKVVRGEPVELLGALKRECDSHTVVCGPTRVVVPNVYDVELADPVHEELTRRGCHVGQELTDQLMRHAEDKGYEWVGPLTVHVSRSDRVPNGRYRVVGRPMTHIRADTFADATA from the coding sequence ATGCAGACGCTGAACCGATGGGAACGGGCGATAGAGCGCTGGGAGGCGTCGCTGCTCGCCAAGGTGGTCCGCGGCGAGCCCGTCGAACTCCTCGGCGCGCTGAAACGTGAATGCGACAGCCACACCGTGGTGTGCGGACCGACCCGGGTGGTCGTGCCCAACGTCTATGACGTCGAGCTCGCCGACCCGGTCCACGAGGAGCTCACCCGGCGTGGCTGTCATGTGGGGCAGGAACTGACGGACCAGCTGATGCGCCATGCGGAGGACAAGGGTTATGAGTGGGTCGGCCCGCTCACCGTGCACGTGTCCCGGTCCGACCGGGTGCCCAACGGCAGGTACCGGGTGGTGGGCCGGCCCATGACCCATATCCGCGCCGACACGTTCGCCGACGCGACGGCCTAG
- a CDS encoding purple acid phosphatase family protein: protein MTTTPKNTATPSAAPATGSATAATASATSRVSRRELLGVAGAAAAGAGTYLSQQEAVAASPVLWTRPEGSGTPPVSGPHLQFGADAAREVVVSWQTPVPVRRPRVMLGTPSQGMGTEVTARTTFYRDAKSRQSVYVHHARLGRLRPGTDYVYAAVHDGATPEAGSFRTGPAGRAPFTFTSFGDQGTPTVGKLNGPKPPKITEKLTYLNDNLGSPYANDVTTAVERVAPLFHLINGDLCYANLSEDRLRTWADWFDMTSRSSRFRPWMPAAGNHENELGNGPIGFAAYQAYFSLPGNGGDDETQGLWYAFTVGSVRVVSLANDDVALQDAGNTYVRGYSGGAQRRWLEAELSRARADRDIDWIVVVMHQVVVSTADHPGNGADLGIRQEWLPLFDKYGVDLVVCGHEHHYERSHPIRGREPNDTMTPTPAATRTDLVDTGAGTVHMVIGGGGTSIPSMDVLFDTPRCNVITGVGDTGANGRKTPVYVTEAAPWSAVRDRVNPYGFAAFTVDPGTRPGGPTTMSVTYYAVTGLYGRIEPVDTFTLRRTRSDGERRR from the coding sequence ATGACGACGACACCGAAGAACACGGCCACCCCATCGGCCGCGCCGGCCACCGGATCGGCGACGGCGGCCACCGCATCCGCCACGTCCCGGGTGAGCCGCCGGGAGCTGCTGGGCGTGGCGGGCGCCGCGGCGGCCGGTGCGGGCACATATCTGTCCCAGCAGGAGGCGGTGGCGGCCTCGCCGGTGCTGTGGACCCGGCCGGAGGGGTCCGGGACGCCACCGGTGAGCGGGCCGCATCTGCAGTTCGGGGCCGACGCCGCCCGGGAGGTCGTGGTGTCCTGGCAGACACCGGTCCCGGTGAGACGGCCGCGTGTCATGCTCGGCACCCCGTCCCAGGGCATGGGCACCGAGGTCACCGCGCGGACCACCTTCTACCGCGACGCCAAGTCCCGGCAGAGCGTGTATGTCCACCACGCCCGGCTGGGCCGGCTGCGCCCCGGCACCGACTACGTCTACGCCGCAGTCCACGACGGGGCGACGCCGGAGGCGGGGTCGTTCCGCACCGGGCCGGCGGGCCGGGCGCCGTTCACCTTCACCAGCTTCGGCGACCAGGGCACGCCCACGGTGGGCAAGCTGAACGGCCCCAAGCCGCCGAAGATCACCGAGAAGCTCACCTATCTCAACGACAACCTCGGCTCGCCGTACGCCAACGACGTGACCACCGCCGTCGAGCGGGTCGCGCCCCTGTTCCACCTCATCAACGGCGATCTGTGCTACGCCAATCTGTCCGAGGACCGGCTGCGCACCTGGGCGGACTGGTTCGACATGACCAGCCGGTCCTCGCGGTTCCGGCCGTGGATGCCCGCGGCGGGCAACCACGAGAACGAGCTGGGCAACGGGCCGATCGGGTTCGCCGCCTACCAGGCGTACTTCTCACTGCCCGGCAACGGTGGCGACGACGAGACCCAGGGGCTGTGGTACGCCTTCACCGTCGGCTCGGTGCGCGTGGTGAGCCTGGCCAATGACGACGTGGCCCTTCAGGACGCCGGGAACACCTATGTGCGGGGCTACTCCGGCGGGGCGCAGCGGCGCTGGCTGGAGGCCGAGCTCAGCCGGGCCCGGGCCGACCGGGACATCGACTGGATCGTGGTCGTCATGCACCAGGTGGTCGTCTCCACGGCCGACCACCCGGGCAACGGCGCCGACCTCGGCATCCGGCAGGAGTGGCTGCCGCTCTTCGACAAGTACGGCGTCGACCTGGTCGTCTGCGGCCATGAACACCACTACGAGCGCTCCCACCCGATCCGTGGCCGGGAGCCCAACGACACGATGACGCCGACCCCCGCCGCCACCCGTACCGATCTGGTGGACACCGGCGCGGGAACGGTGCACATGGTCATCGGTGGCGGTGGCACCTCGATCCCGTCGATGGACGTCCTGTTCGACACCCCTCGGTGCAATGTCATCACCGGTGTCGGCGACACCGGTGCGAACGGCCGGAAAACCCCGGTCTATGTGACGGAGGCGGCCCCGTGGTCGGCGGTGCGCGACCGGGTGAACCCCTACGGTTTCGCCGCGTTCACCGTCGACCCCGGCACCAGGCCGGGCGGCCCCACCACCATGTCGGTGACCTACTACGCGGTCACCGGGCTCTACGGCCGTATCGAGCCCGTGGACACCTTCACGCTCCGGCGGACCCGTAGCGACGGTGAGCGGCGCCGATGA
- a CDS encoding MarR family winged helix-turn-helix transcriptional regulator, with protein sequence MSDRDEELRGLDVVLRELRHARHGLYGPLVRERFLGGLPAGVTPTGYRVLRLVEASTPPPPTVSDIAALLLSDRARAVRVVDRLAAAGLVTRVRDTVDRRIRRVALTDTGRRHVALAAARRTRLLGEAVADWPDEDLARLTDCLERLNASVARHLPVPGDR encoded by the coding sequence GTGAGCGATCGGGACGAGGAATTGCGCGGGCTGGACGTGGTGCTGCGGGAGCTGCGCCACGCCCGGCACGGGCTGTACGGACCGCTGGTGCGGGAGCGCTTCCTGGGCGGGCTGCCCGCCGGTGTCACCCCGACCGGCTACCGGGTGCTGCGCCTCGTCGAGGCCAGCACCCCACCGCCGCCCACCGTGTCCGACATCGCCGCCCTGCTGCTGTCCGACCGGGCCCGCGCCGTGCGCGTCGTGGACCGGCTGGCGGCGGCGGGGCTGGTGACCCGGGTGCGGGACACCGTGGACCGGCGGATACGGAGGGTGGCGCTGACCGACACCGGGCGCCGCCATGTCGCCCTGGCGGCCGCCCGGCGGACCCGGCTGCTCGGCGAGGCCGTCGCGGACTGGCCGGACGAGGACCTCGCCCGGCTGACGGACTGCCTGGAGCGGCTCAACGCCTCCGTGGCCCGCCATCTCCCGGTGCCCGGCGACCGGTGA
- a CDS encoding TetR/AcrR family transcriptional regulator, with amino-acid sequence MAEREQDTGLRSRLVDVGVQLVDEEGVGALSLREIARRAGVSHGAPRRYFPTHLSLLSAIARRGFESLAAQAGEVIAAHEGDPREQLTALARSWLDFARTDCGMFELMFRHDLLESGHLGLRETSLPLFATLVDLVARARPDSGTEPRIVAGALWANLHGIAQLWGWGSLQLAVGGDDPEPLLRAALDAHLGPEAR; translated from the coding sequence ATGGCTGAGCGTGAGCAGGACACAGGTCTCCGGTCCCGGTTGGTGGACGTTGGAGTGCAACTGGTGGACGAGGAGGGCGTCGGGGCCCTTTCGCTGCGGGAGATCGCCCGCCGGGCCGGGGTGTCCCACGGGGCCCCGCGGCGGTATTTCCCGACGCACCTGTCCCTGCTGTCCGCCATCGCGCGCCGCGGCTTCGAGAGCCTGGCCGCCCAGGCCGGTGAGGTGATCGCCGCCCATGAGGGTGATCCGCGTGAGCAGTTGACGGCGCTGGCGCGGAGCTGGCTCGACTTCGCGCGGACCGACTGCGGCATGTTCGAGCTGATGTTCCGTCACGATCTGCTGGAGAGCGGCCATTTGGGCCTGCGGGAGACGAGCCTGCCGCTTTTCGCCACCCTCGTCGACCTGGTCGCCAGGGCGCGGCCGGACTCCGGCACGGAGCCACGGATCGTCGCGGGCGCGCTGTGGGCGAATCTGCACGGCATCGCCCAGCTGTGGGGCTGGGGCAGCCTTCAGCTCGCGGTGGGGGGCGACGACCCCGAGCCGCTGCTGCGGGCCGCGCTCGACGCACACCTCGGCCCGGAGGCCCGATGA
- a CDS encoding MFS transporter, whose amino-acid sequence MNSPRGRRLTLVASVTGAVIVALDGTVLTVAQPRLQRDLDATFAQVQWTSTGYLIAVASLLVFAGRLGDRYGHRRVFALGMLGFGAASAGIGLAGGIGWVIGLRVAQGVFGALLQPATLGMLRAAYPPDRLGRPVAVRTAAIGLAAVAGPLAGGALTTHLGWRAVFFVNVAPALAMGLVALAVRAPSALAFQTPAALAVHAPAVPRETARPRLDLPGAGLLAVALAGLVHTLVGIPETGWTVATALGLGCAVVAGGVFVRHERRTADPLVPPGVLRSGAAGPALGVLVAASAALFGALFLGTYYLQDALALDPLDSGLRALPLAAMMVLAAPVAAMLTRRQGPRRTAVAGMVLVAAGVLLMSRLGRGSGAEAIGGCFLLLGAGFATVMVTATTVVVRDASVDTAGVAGGLQQTAMNIGPALGVAAATTLMSVAGRGDTAGRPPGDGPRFAADVFLSAMGPALTVLAAVAAAGVLPAAMLPGRAAARRPGDQPVEELPDGPPRSEIASSA is encoded by the coding sequence ATGAACTCCCCGCGCGGACGGCGCCTCACCCTCGTCGCGAGCGTCACCGGGGCCGTGATCGTCGCACTGGACGGCACCGTGCTGACCGTCGCCCAGCCCCGGCTGCAACGGGACCTGGATGCCACGTTCGCCCAGGTCCAGTGGACCAGTACCGGATATCTGATCGCCGTGGCGAGTCTGCTGGTCTTCGCGGGCCGCCTCGGCGACCGCTACGGCCATCGGCGCGTCTTCGCCCTCGGAATGCTGGGCTTCGGCGCCGCCTCGGCGGGCATCGGGCTCGCGGGCGGCATCGGCTGGGTGATCGGACTGCGGGTCGCCCAGGGGGTCTTCGGGGCGCTGCTGCAACCCGCCACCCTCGGGATGCTGCGGGCCGCGTATCCGCCCGACCGGCTCGGCAGGCCCGTCGCGGTGCGGACCGCCGCCATCGGGCTGGCGGCCGTGGCCGGTCCGCTGGCCGGCGGGGCACTGACCACCCATCTGGGGTGGCGGGCGGTGTTCTTCGTCAATGTCGCGCCCGCCCTCGCCATGGGGCTGGTGGCACTCGCCGTCCGCGCCCCTTCGGCACTTGCCTTCCAGACCCCGGCGGCACTCGCGGTCCACGCCCCGGCGGTGCCCCGTGAGACCGCCCGGCCGAGGCTCGATCTGCCCGGTGCGGGCCTGCTCGCGGTGGCGCTCGCCGGGCTGGTGCACACGCTCGTCGGCATCCCCGAAACCGGCTGGACGGTGGCGACCGCGCTCGGGCTCGGCTGCGCCGTGGTGGCCGGGGGCGTCTTCGTACGGCATGAGCGCCGGACGGCGGATCCGCTGGTGCCGCCCGGCGTGCTGCGGTCGGGCGCCGCGGGCCCGGCGCTCGGTGTGCTGGTGGCCGCGTCGGCCGCACTGTTCGGGGCGCTGTTCCTCGGCACGTACTACCTCCAGGACGCGCTCGCGCTTGATCCGCTCGACAGCGGGCTGCGGGCGCTGCCGCTCGCGGCGATGATGGTGCTGGCCGCGCCGGTGGCGGCGATGCTGACGCGTCGTCAGGGGCCTCGCCGGACGGCGGTGGCGGGGATGGTTCTGGTGGCGGCCGGTGTGCTGCTGATGTCCCGTCTCGGCCGGGGCTCGGGCGCCGAGGCGATCGGTGGCTGCTTCCTCCTGCTGGGCGCGGGCTTCGCCACCGTGATGGTCACCGCGACCACCGTCGTCGTACGCGACGCGTCCGTGGACACCGCCGGGGTGGCGGGCGGGCTCCAGCAGACCGCCATGAACATCGGGCCCGCGCTGGGAGTCGCCGCCGCGACCACGCTGATGAGCGTGGCCGGGCGGGGCGACACCGCCGGACGGCCGCCCGGCGACGGGCCGCGCTTTGCGGCCGATGTCTTCCTCTCGGCGATGGGACCGGCGCTGACGGTCCTCGCGGCCGTGGCCGCGGCCGGTGTGCTGCCGGCCGCCATGCTGCCGGGCCGTGCGGCGGCGCGGCGGCCCGGGGATCAGCCGGTGGAAGAGCTCCCGGACGGACCCCCGAGGTCCGAGATCGCGTCGAGCGCCTGA
- a CDS encoding Dabb family protein: MLVNVLRFSFKDGTTEKEKAKVLAAMRRTGGVEAVSFSTAGQFLGDSAEGFTHAYCAAVADLEALDRYLHDPVHIAGDDEILPHIAKLSAFQLSDDMDPTLGERVMGMHLRKVATHPRWGQALDAISDLGGPSGSSSTG, encoded by the coding sequence ATGCTGGTCAATGTGTTGCGGTTCAGCTTCAAGGACGGCACGACGGAGAAGGAGAAGGCCAAGGTTCTGGCGGCGATGCGCCGGACGGGCGGGGTGGAGGCGGTCTCGTTCTCCACCGCCGGCCAGTTCCTCGGCGACTCCGCCGAGGGCTTCACCCACGCCTACTGCGCGGCGGTGGCCGATCTGGAGGCGCTGGACCGGTACCTGCACGACCCGGTGCATATCGCGGGTGACGACGAGATCCTTCCCCATATCGCGAAGCTCTCGGCGTTCCAGCTGTCGGACGACATGGACCCCACCCTCGGCGAACGGGTCATGGGCATGCATCTGAGGAAGGTGGCGACGCACCCGCGGTGGGGTCAGGCGCTCGACGCGATCTCGGACCTCGGGGGTCCGTCCGGGAGCTCTTCCACCGGCTGA